One genomic segment of Myotis daubentonii chromosome 14, mMyoDau2.1, whole genome shotgun sequence includes these proteins:
- the LOC132215183 gene encoding IQ domain-containing protein F2-like: MSVQFCKDGHLILIKVKNREEIHYVILQGEEPPPPRPRGRTRAARKIQAWWRGLLVRRALLHAALRAWVIQRWWRQTLQQRLHRRRREALVSYAIRERAVVKLQSLVRMWRVHWRYCQVLNAIYVIRGHWQSHHCQTCALLRGHCVVTATHLQFHIEITTP, encoded by the exons ATGTCGGTTCAATTTTGT AAAGACGGCCATCTGATTTTAATTAAGGTCAAGAACAGGGAAGAGATTCATTATGTGATATTACAAGGAGAggagcccccgcccccgcgcccg CGAGGAAGAACGAGAGCGGCCAGGAAGATCCAGGCCTGGTGGCGGGGCCTGCTGGTGCGCCGGGCGCTGCTGCACGCCGCGCTGCGGGCCTGGGTCATCCAGCGCTGGTGGCGGCAGACGCTGCAGCAGCGGCTGCACAGGAGGCGGCGGGAGGCGCTGGTGAGCTACGCCATCCGGGAGCGGGCGGTGGTCAAGCTCCAGTCTTTGGTCCGCATGTGGCGCGTCCACTGGCGATACTGCCAGGTGCTCAACGCCATCTACGTCATCCGTGGCCACTGGCAGAGCCACCACTGCCAGACCTGCGCACTCCTCCGGGGACACTGCGTGGTCACGGCCACCCACCTGCAGTTCCACATCGAGATCACCACCCCCTGA
- the LOC132215485 gene encoding IQ domain-containing protein F5-like: MPAPQAETPEDAAAQAAAVSIQAWWRGALVRRALLHAALSACIIQRWWRRALARRHEEGRWAVLNEYSRREWAAVRLQSWARMWLVRLRYCRVLHAARIIQLYWRWHSCHTRGCIRGNYDMKEKQLNLHLEISLGSQVYKIRQSIPLPIKDTSDL, from the coding sequence ATGCCGGCGCCTCAGGCAGAGACACCCGAGGACGCGGCAGCTCAGGCGGCGGCCGTGTCCATCCAGGCCTGGTGGCGGGGCGCCCTGGTGCGCCGGGCGCTGCTGCACGCCGCGCTCAGCGCCTGCATCATCCAGCGCTGGTGGCGGCGGGCACTGGCCCGTCGGCACGAGGAGGGGCGCTGGGCGGTGCTCAACGAGTACTCGCGGAGGGAGTGGGCGGCCGTCCGGCTGCAGTCCTGGGCCCGCATGTGGCTCGTCCGCCTCCGCTACTGCCGCGTCCTGCACGCCGCCCGCATCATCCAGCTGTACTGGCGCTGGCACAGCTGCCACACCCGGGGCTGCATTCGGGGCAATTACGACATGAAAGAAAAGCAACTGAACCTGCACCTCGAAATCTCTTTGGGTTCGCAGGTTTACAAAATACGTCAGTCCATCCCTCTCCCAATAAAGGACACGTCAGATCTGTAA